One segment of Paraburkholderia bonniea DNA contains the following:
- the fumC gene encoding class II fumarate hydratase has translation MTQDTRMERDTFGEIAVPNHRLWGAQTQRSLQNFRISSEKQAPELIHALALIKRAAAEVNQALGVLDPDKAQAIIQAADEITAGQHPDEFPLAVWQTGSGTQSNMNLNEVLANRASELLGGVRGEARRVHPNDDVNRGQSSNDVFPTAMHLAAAQGIVTTLLPALALLRDTLARKAQAFTDIVKIGRTHLQDATPLTLGQEFSGYVAQLEHGMRHLEATLPHLYELAQGGTAVGTGLNAHPQFASQVAAALSRLSGLPFVSAPNKFEVMAAADALVFAHGALKTVAASLMKIANDIRWLASGPRCGLGELAIPENEPGSSIMPGKVNPTQSEALTMLCCQVFGNDVAVNIGGASGNFELNVFRPMIAHNVLQSIRLLADGARSFNDHCAIGIEPNRERIDTLLNESLMLVTALNPHIGYDKAAQIAKHAHKQGSTLKQAALALGFVTEAQFDAWVRPHEMVGDARLAASKAK, from the coding sequence ATGACTCAAGACACCCGTATGGAACGCGACACATTCGGCGAAATTGCCGTGCCGAATCACCGCTTGTGGGGCGCTCAAACCCAGCGCTCGCTGCAAAACTTCCGCATCTCCAGCGAGAAGCAAGCACCCGAATTAATCCACGCGCTAGCGCTCATCAAGCGGGCCGCCGCTGAGGTCAATCAGGCGCTCGGGGTACTCGACCCTGACAAAGCGCAGGCCATCATCCAGGCCGCGGACGAGATCACCGCTGGCCAGCATCCCGACGAATTCCCGCTGGCCGTCTGGCAAACCGGCTCTGGCACGCAGAGCAACATGAATCTCAACGAGGTGCTGGCGAACCGCGCCAGCGAGTTGCTGGGCGGCGTGCGCGGCGAAGCGCGCCGGGTGCATCCGAACGACGACGTGAATCGCGGCCAGTCTTCCAACGATGTGTTCCCAACCGCGATGCATCTCGCCGCCGCGCAAGGCATCGTGACGACGCTGCTGCCCGCGCTCGCACTGCTGCGCGACACGCTGGCGCGCAAAGCCCAGGCTTTCACTGACATCGTGAAAATCGGCCGCACCCATTTGCAGGATGCAACCCCGCTCACTCTGGGCCAGGAATTCTCGGGCTATGTCGCCCAACTGGAGCACGGCATGCGTCACCTCGAAGCGACGCTGCCGCATCTATATGAACTGGCTCAGGGCGGCACGGCCGTGGGCACTGGGCTGAATGCGCATCCGCAGTTCGCCAGCCAGGTCGCGGCGGCGCTCAGCCGCCTGAGCGGCCTGCCGTTTGTCTCCGCGCCGAACAAGTTCGAAGTGATGGCCGCAGCCGATGCGCTGGTTTTCGCCCATGGCGCGCTCAAAACGGTCGCGGCCAGTTTGATGAAAATCGCCAACGACATCCGCTGGCTCGCCAGTGGCCCACGTTGCGGGCTGGGTGAGCTCGCCATTCCAGAAAACGAGCCAGGCAGCTCAATCATGCCAGGCAAGGTCAACCCCACCCAGTCAGAAGCGCTGACGATGCTGTGCTGCCAGGTCTTTGGCAACGACGTCGCGGTGAATATTGGCGGGGCCAGCGGCAACTTCGAGCTGAACGTGTTCCGCCCGATGATCGCGCACAACGTGCTGCAATCTATCCGGCTGCTGGCGGATGGCGCGCGCAGCTTCAATGACCATTGCGCAATCGGGATTGAACCGAACCGGGAGCGCATCGACACGCTGCTGAATGAATCGTTGATGCTGGTGACCGCGCTCAACCCGCATATCGGCTACGACAAGGCCGCGCAAATCGCCAAGCATGCGCACAAGCAAGGCAGCACGCTTAAACAGGCGGCACTGGCGCTGGGGTTTGTGACGGAGGCGCAGTTCGACGCATGGGTCCGGCCGCACGAGATGGTCGGAGATGCAAGGCTCGCCGCCAGCAAGGCGAAGTAA
- a CDS encoding lysozyme inhibitor LprI family protein gives MTWSRVAMLLVPLLAWAALLSPGAARAEVAAADPIDSAMRACLARADRSSTMGQVQCMEMAQAGWQTALDQAHQQLLAKLPATRRRGWDESQRRWQAWRDAETPMLGAVFATTQGTVYRLQAADMQLQPVRERALLLRRAALASDTRPRYRACSADASCRRASADVKRSLHKLRLELPAASRPVLDRAQRAWARYLDVTGRLVERDTRNDLLGTRLATLRRLLDAVGNN, from the coding sequence ATGACCTGGAGCCGCGTTGCGATGCTGCTGGTGCCGCTGCTGGCATGGGCGGCGCTGCTCAGCCCGGGTGCCGCCCGGGCTGAAGTTGCGGCTGCTGACCCGATTGATAGCGCGATGCGGGCTTGTCTCGCGCGTGCGGACCGCTCCTCGACCATGGGGCAGGTGCAGTGCATGGAGATGGCGCAGGCGGGCTGGCAGACGGCGCTCGATCAGGCGCACCAGCAATTGCTGGCGAAGCTGCCTGCCACCCGGCGGCGCGGCTGGGACGAGAGCCAGCGGCGCTGGCAGGCCTGGCGTGACGCCGAAACCCCGATGCTGGGCGCGGTGTTCGCTACGACCCAGGGCACGGTGTACCGGCTGCAGGCGGCGGACATGCAGTTGCAACCGGTGCGTGAGCGGGCGCTGCTGTTGCGCCGCGCGGCGCTGGCCAGCGACACCCGGCCGCGCTATCGCGCGTGTTCGGCGGATGCGAGTTGCAGGCGTGCGAGCGCGGACGTCAAACGCAGCTTGCACAAACTGCGCCTGGAATTGCCTGCGGCCTCGCGTCCGGTGCTGGACCGGGCCCAGCGGGCATGGGCACGGTATCTCGACGTGACGGGAAGACTGGTCGAGCGCGATACCCGCAATGATCTGCTCGGGACGCGTTTGGCGACGCTCAGGCGTTTGCTGGATGCAGTGGGCAATAACTGA